The following is a genomic window from Theobroma cacao cultivar B97-61/B2 chromosome 10, Criollo_cocoa_genome_V2, whole genome shotgun sequence.
TCACATGTACGTCATTGGGAtcattgattattttattgaaaaatataataaaataagcatAAAATAAAACGAAAACCactagcatatatatatatatatatatatattaaaattaacaagTAACAGTGCTAGTTGGCATAAGATTCTTCCGCTCCAAATTaagtagaatttttttttaaacaattttaatatatattatattaaaattaacaattaatGTGCTAGTTCGCTGCCTATTGACAGACTGCTTTGTGGAACAAGGAATCTCCTCCCTCCTTCCACGTCCTCTTGAAGAGTAACTAGGAGAAAATAAGGGAATGCAATATTCCCATGTCAAGGAACTAGCATGTCATCATTCCTATGAAGAGTAAAATAGCTCCCTAATTTATTCTGGTATTATTATATGCACTAGTTATTGTCCGTGTTAATAATGAAATCatcttttcttgtttcatttgcacatcattttccattttttcccAACACCATGTGcctttgatttatttattgtgCCTTGTAGTACTTTCTTTCGCATAATGTGCATTTGGTTTTGCTGCTGATCATTGCTGTTACATATCACATGATTTCTTGCCATGttttttgtttccaaatttaaGGGTTCTTGGTTCAATTTTGTGTTAGCCACTAGGATCAACAAGCAGGgcatcattctcaaatttctTGCAATCTTTCTGAAGGCTTGCTAGTGTGTTCTGTTTAAcacatttcttttattgttctAAACTAAAAAGTTGAAGAAAGAGAAGCCATGTTTTCAGACGGTAGCCAAACTCGGTagccttttgttttcttttaaattcagCCTATACAATGGATCAAGAAATTTTTCTGTCATTGATTGATTATTATGCATCACTAACAACTTCATCTACACAGACTCTTGTGTAAACTTGTGAAAATTGACCACTTCATACGAATTTGGAAATTTAGTTTGGATtacttgtcaaaccctgttctataaaataattatgacgtcatttacatgctcaatagaatgtttgcagaTTTAGAAAGTTCgaagaatcgttaaaagacgatattacccctaatggtaccattgagtcgattaagcctcgaactagttcaaataggaattttaaggtgaaattaagagtttcacagttcatggatgactcaaaatggtaattcagagttcgaggatcaatttggagtcaaatcaaaattttcactatctaggggtaaaatggtcatttgccacttggggacaaaatgagaatttttaaaaaagattttttttggtccatttgacttattggagtatgatttgaagtttagaagtgaaaaattttaattccggtataatttggagcataaaggtgaaatggtaattttgtcaccccgggggtaaatcggtaaattttcaccctcgacacttgtcaaggccaagggattttattcatcatggaaatggataaacatgagaaatgtgtggtggagaattaaagaattaaaagtcaaatatttaaaatttgagccaataaggaaatgtcatgtgtcatgtttttattattttattatttctttataaaaaggtaaaaaatcagcccatttctcccatagtgatcagccaaactagaaaagaagagaaaccaaggaagaacaaaccctaggtgggaaaaatcaaagaaaaagtgttgaaattcaaggatttgatcaagtaaaggtaaaattttttttattttgctagtgatttaccttacccatgcattttttcttaattttcatggttaaattacatgttttcatgataaaattatggctggtcaaaatgggtattgagagagaaagatgttggaattgtttgattttgagttatgTTGGTGTTTAGAGTTAGTTAAacatgtttagaaacaaaacaacaagaaaagaatccattttccccatgaaccttcaatggTCGAAAGtttcaagaagaaaagtgaagataaatttgcctaattgtgtgttaaCTAGTTGTacttggtgaattgagggattggaaaagaaatggagaaagttggagtgaaattggatgcattggccaatttattggatgaaaaatcgacttaggtCAATACCGGGTCTAGATGACTACCTgtgcattttttatttcatatcatgcatatatatcgagcctgaaatagcttacgactgttagacacaatttaattggaatatgtgccatggattatggctaagTGGTGAGCCATTAgatacgggtaaaggactgtatccgcggactgaaaataggagtatatcgactcctagaacagtgagtaaacttactatcgtcttaattatctagagtagatttatttaattgtgtgattttatgaaaaaatgatttaattggaaaattattgtgttttatgggaaaatgagattttataaaatttttacaaatttaataatgatttcaaaaatagagtaattggagacctatattatgattgtgttgtttatctatgattttacattaaatggcttatgataaatatgggtatgactggttatttttatgatttcaagaatatgtgaactgctttgatttaccttgaatgtgttaagtgagccatgtcatactattgtgattttattggttgaTGGATTATAAATTgggcactgcagtgacgggggttccgtgggccagcctaattAGAGAGACACGgttcccaattattgagcttacctcgattggagaggcgcgtaggataactctcgaggtaggatttgagtacacttcacgctggccaccacgtgaaactgggactcagccaatgccgaggaacggctgtgttgtcagaggtgaaatgtgtttgtgtgtgtgacaataaacagccttggcggtctcggtaagatgccttcgcggggtatccccgagaatggatttttggcaagggccaagtttttgaaaagtgcataagccatgttgagtaattggatgaaatccaataatttatatgggttgggatgaattattttaattgtctcctattactcggctttagattattttgatgatgtctgtctactcactaggattttataatctcaccccttattcctatccatttttcaggctcaagacaatttgttgatagttgattaagacgagaattaatctcggagttgcatcttAGAAAGTAAGGGCTCGTAACCCTACATTTTCttagtcagttgggggcccacgtgtcactgtaaaagtaattttattcttcagttatttaatttaaaatatgtatgaatatatttagcttttacaccatgtttttggcaagtttcggtattttcgaagaaaaatgacgaaaatacccctgtgagccagaaaataatattttattgttttgatttagaaatgacttatgatttttttttaaatgtgagatttaataactgtcgctcactggggagatgcagaagctgatgctaagccttgcggggtttcaatcgacattcggggtaatgagtgcctatcgggatgtcgcggcggttgtcacaggctcgatgggagttccgggtcgtgacattactTCCATTGACTTTATTGTAAATTCATCTGTCTTCATAGGTTGTACATGGAGAAGAAATGCAATAGGCATCCACTCAGTGAAGTGAAAAAGGCAAAGAATATTGGCATCAAGTACTTGCATAACGTGCATTAGTTGTTGTCAGAATGGAGAAAATGTCAGCcccttctctttcttcaattCACAAGGacacttctttttttttcgaaaattaaatttcattcatataaGGTAGGGTATCCCTGTATGTTCAAAGGAGGATCAAGACTGGTAAGAAAGCAGTCTTAACCCTCTGCTCGCATGCTGGTAAACACACAATGACACTTTTGTCTGCAAAACAACAATTCAAAGTTTTTTCAACTCTAAGAAGAGTGAAAGATTTAAGCTATTCACTTTTCATGACTGTTGTTGGATTTGTTAATCACTTCATACCAGAAAAAGGGATGTTAACATTGCATGGTTTCCACCAGATTTAGAAGTTGTTCTTTGCTATTGCATTGTTTCCACCAGATTTAGAAGTTGTTCTTTGCTTGTGGGTTCTAGAGGGAATGGCAAGATTTTACGCAATTCTCTGGAAAATTTACAGCATTGTGATCAAATGACTAAAGTTGGACAGGTCATTGTGCTTGTCTTCATATGTTTTCATTGAGgtagacattttgcactttcATATTAAATCATCACTTGGTGatttccattattttcccTTTCAATGGGGACTTGAATTGCTTAGTTCTCTATAATATTTGTTTCTATTATCCTTTCAGAGCTTTTCAAGTTATTAACTTGTACTATCAAAGTTTGAAGAAGGTCCACTATCTCACAAAGCTTGATGAAGGCAGGGTAAGTCTAGCTTTCAGTTGGTTCACTCTACAACGATATGCTTTTCATCGTACCATGAGGCTCAAAACTAGTTGCAAGTCATGTCTTATCACTTGCTATTTGTTGTCTCTTTAATTCTTTATACCTAATTAAAAAGTATTTCACCACGACAGATATTTAATCTGGTATATTCTGCTCTTGGTCTTACACTAAAGGACCTACAAGGCTACATACAAGAAATCAAATGCAGGTAATAACTCATGCCACTAacttactattattattattatcaaaattgtGAAGGTCCTTTTTAAAGAAATGTCATACTAGTTTGAAGTTGAAAGGCAATTGGGAACTAGGTTAAGTGCTCATACTAGAAAAAACTCGTAACTTGTGCAAGTACTTTGATGGTTGCTATACTGATGTCAAGCACAAGTAAGGCTAGCATTGGTGCTTCTCTAGTTAGTGACTTGTGCTTTCTAGGATACAAAAGTAGACTTGCAACCTGTGATATTCACTTGTAGTACTGCTACCTGTTCTAGGCTGCCAATTACTGTTTGAGGAATGCATCATCTCTTGCTTCCTCTTACCTCAGAAATTCTGTTGCAAATTTGAgttgattattttcatttagttGAGTTCCTTCGGCATCCAAAGTTACTTTGTTCTAGAGCTAACAAAGAAGCTTGCTCTCTTCAAGATATAGGCACCCAATTACATGGAATTTTCAAGCCGTCTACTACCAGCTACAGCTGGAGGTTGAATGTCTTTGCAGCAAGTTCAGTATGCTGCATTTCAAATTTGGGCTTGTCAAAGCAACAAAGAGGTTGATCATGCATTATTGGTAGACTGCATATTGGTGGATGATAAGGAAATTGACTTCATTTCAATTGTTAATTGCTTCTACAATTTTGGCTACATCATGGCCCAAATGACTCTACTTAATTGGAGCTTTTAAGACATTATCTTGTATTATCGTTGTTTTTCCATTCATCCAAAATTCAAATGCATTTTTTCctattatctttatttatttattttgtttctgtGTGCTAAAAGGTAGAAGTGAGGcaaattttaagttgtttgCCAACTTGGTTGAATGCTAAGCTCATAGTGAATTGGTTAGTTATAATGAAAGtattaaactaatttttagTTAAGtaggtaaaatattttaatgtaattaaaaattcaactGGGTTGGAACCAATGATCATACATTTAAATTGTCTACCATGAGCTATATATGGATGGACCCTTTGacatttaatttaaagataattttgctTTCTCTCAGCAAATATGCAGAGTTAAAGCAGGTATGAATGAGTATCAAATTTCTTGTCTTTGTTCACATTATCAAAACTGTGTGGAGTTTATGCCTTCCATTACATATAAATCTAAAGCTTTAACCTTTGAAATAATTGTAGGATTTATGTTTGCAGCATAAATTCATTCTTGATTGAAGATACAAAAAGAtccaaatgttgaaaaagggaaaattggGTTTGAATACCATGCATGAGGCAGACAACCTTGTTTCCCTTTATCTCATAAAGGAATGATTTGATTTATAATCTCTAGAAATAGCGTGCAAGCCAAATAGAAGCAACCTTACCCATTTGTTTGCTTGGAAATGATTATGAGAGACACCCAACAATTTCGTTCATTCCCTTCCCATTTTGTAACTCCAAATTGCTTACTTCTTTTTGCtactttctcttttcttttcatactATGGAGGCCgttgattttttattaaaaataaaataaaatcgaAAACCACTAGTTGACAAAATCTagttagaattaaaataagttgACGAGTAAAATATAGGTAATAAGTTACCATTAACAAATTTTTCTGCATCATCCATTAAAGATCAACTAGCTTAATTAGGAAGATCAACTTTTGGACTGATTCACATATCAGTTTGTAATCAAACTTTATAGTTGGAAACAAATGAGTTATCATTTTATAACAtctgattaatttttaatagcatttattgaaaattaattcttGGTCCAAATCGATTTTGAGTGAtctaaatcattttttttttgtaactCTAGTTTAGGTAAATATAAAGGTATGAATCTAATTATACTTTTCTTGGTCAAATGcataacaaaagaaataattaaaatttttaataaaaaagaaataatagtaTTAACTTGTAAATTAAGTTGTTCAGATCGCGTTGATTTATAGTTAAAACCGGTGTCTCCCAGTCAAAATAGTAGTGCTCGTTGGCATAGGATTCTTCCgctccaaattaattaaatttttttttgaaacctGTGCTTTGGAGTTTAGTatgaaagaattaaaaattaatgcgCATGGCTCCCACCTTGTGGAGCCTTTCATTCCAAACGATGGGAAACAATTTGATGAAGGTAACCGAGGAATTGCACTGTAAGCCATCAGTACGTGCaagatattttaatcaatataatattcaaatttagtGGTAATAACTAAAGTCACGGTAAGGATCTTGAAAATACTCAGGGTCATCTCTCGAGCAATTGCATTAAGGCTTGACTTAAAGCTCTCTTGCTCTTTCACTTGATTTTACGCACTCTCCTTTCCATTGTTTCCAATCACTTCCTTCGATCTTCTTCAAATCGTtcttaccaaaaaaaaaaaaacatggcCGGGGCTTTGGTGGGTGAAGCTTTTCTCACTGCTTCCATCGAGGTATTGGTTGAGAGGATTGCTTGTCGGGATGTTTTGAACCTTATCAAGGGAAAGAGGCTTGAAGATGGGCTGCTGAAGAAACTGAAGCCTGCTCTGATGTCAGTTAAAGCAGTGCTGAATGATGCTGAAAGTCGGCAGATTAAGGACCCAGACGTGAGAAGCTGGATTGATGAGCTTAAAGATGCTGTTTATGATGCGGAAGACTTCCTTGATGAGATCGCTACCGAAGCTCTTCGAAGCAGGTTGGAATCCGAGGATCAAACTAGTACTGCAAAGCAGGTATgtagctttttctcttctGTCAATCCTTTCAATAGGGGGATGGGATCTAAGCTAGAAGAAATCCTTGAGAGACTTGAATATCTAGTCAACCAAAAAGACATCCTGGGTTTAAAAGAAAGTAGAGGAGAAAAGTCATTTCAAAGACCACCTGCAACTTCTCTGGTGGATGAATCCGCTGTTTGTGgtagaaatgatgaaaaagaggCGATCATGGAGTTGCTGAACCCAGAATATGCAAGTGCAAATCTGATCGATGTGATTCCAGTAGTGGGTATGGGCGGGGTTGGTAAAACCACCCTTGCACAATTGATCTACAATGACAAGAGAGTGGAAGAATGGTTTGACCTCAAAGCATGGGTGTGTGTTTCAGAGGAATTTGATGttttcaaggtaaccaaaACCCTTCTTGATGAGATCACTTCTAGCACTGGTGATAGTGAGAACCTAAATAAGCTTCAACTTAAACTGAAGGAGAAGCTGTCGGGAAAGAAGTTTCTATTTGTTTTGGACGATGTTTGGAACGAGAAATATGTTGATTGGGAAGAGTTGAGAAGTCCTTTCAATTCTGGGGCGAAAAACAGCAAGATTGTTGTAACAACGCGCAGTGAAAATGTGGCATCCATTATGAGGACTGTTCCAACTTATCATCTTCATATCTTATCAGATGAGGATTGCTGGTCGTTATTTGCAAAACATGCATTTGTTAATACAAGCCCAAGCATGTCTccaaatttgaaagaaatcgGTGAAGCAATTGCCAAAAGATGCAAAGGCCTCCCTTTAGCAGCAAAGACACTTGGAGGTCTGCTTCGTTGTAGAACAGATGTTGAGGATTGGAATAAAGTATTAAACAGCAGTTTGTGGGACATAACAGATGATATTCTTCCAGCACTCAgattaagttattattatCTTCCTTCCCATTTGAAGCGTTGCTTTGCATATTGTTCAATTTTTCCTAGAGATTATGAATTCAGGAAGGAAGAACTCATTCGGCTATGGATGGCTGAAGATCTTTTAGCATATTCCGGAGAAGTTGTAAATGTGGAGGATCGGGGTAATGAGTATTTCAAAGATTTAACGTCCAGGTCATTTTTTCAACAATTAAGTGGGAAAAAGTCTTGCTTTGTCATGCATGACCTAATTAATGACTTAGCAAAATTTGTATCTGGAGAATTCATTTGTAGATTGGAGGGTGGTGATAAACGTTcatgtaaaataattaagaagaCTCGTTATTTATCCAATGTCCAAGAAGAATACGATGTACTTCAAAAATTTGAAGCTTTACCTGAAGCAAAAGGTTTGCATACATTCTTAACTTTAAAGTCACAGGCATGGTGTTGTTATGTTACCAATGTGATTATAGATGATTTGATAGTACAATTGAGATACTTACGAGTGCTTTCTTTGGCTTgctataaaaatatcaatgaGTTATCAGaagaaattagaaaattaaagCAGCTGCGTTATTTGGATTTATCCGAAACTTCAATTGAAAGATTACCGAACTCTTTGACTACATTGTATAATTTACAAACATTACTCTTATTTAAGTGCAAAAAGCTTGTTGAGTTGCCTGAAGACATGGGAAGATTGATCAACATGCATCATCTTGATATCAGGGGTACCAAGTTAGTAAGGATGCCACCAGGAATGGATAAATTGAAAGATCTTCGAACATTAAcagattttgttttgggtgAGCAAAAAGGTTCAAGCATAAGTGAGTTGGGAAAGCTCAAGGATCTACGTGGAAGACTTGCcatttcaaatttacaaaatgTTGTTTGCCATAGGGATGCCAAAGATGCCAATTTGGAAGAGATGATCAACCTTAGGGAGTTGGAGTTGAAATGGAGTGAGGATTGTCATACTAATGAAGATTCAAAGCATGATAGAGAAATACTTGAACAACTGGAGCCTCACACAAACTTGGAGCATCTTGGTATTGAGTTTTATAGAGGTACAAGATTTCCGGAATGGGTGGGGCATTCTTCCTTCTCGAATCTAGTGTCTTTGCACTTGAGCGGTTGTAAATTTTGCTTGTTCTTGCCACCGCTTGGGCGATTATCATCTTTGAAATCTCTCTCCATTAGTGGGTTTTCTGAAGTAGTAACAGTGGGTGATGAGTTCTATGGGCAGGGTGATGCTTCGAGTAAACCATTTGGATCTCTTGAAATTCTAAGTTTCACAGATATGTCAGAGTGGGAAGAATGGTTTTGCTTGAATGACGGAGCTTTCCCTCTTCTCCAAGAGTTATACATAGAATATTGTCCCAAGTTAACCAAGTCTTTGCCCAAACACCTCCCTTCTTTAATGAAACTAATTGTGAGTTGTGGGAAGCTTGGAGGCTTGCTTCCAAGTGCACCAAGCATGTCCGAACTTGACTTACAGGAATGCGATGCATTGCAATGGGAGCCATTTGCTTGTGGGCTTCGAAATTTGACGATATCTCAGTTGAATATAAACGATTCCATATTGGAACAGATGGTGAGACACTGCACTCATCTTGAAAAGTTGGAAATGTGGTATTGTAATGGCCTCAAATCTCTTCCTGAAGGTAGTCTACCTACTACGCTAAAGGAATTGTGGATCCATGACTGTCCTGCGTTGGATTATTCCAAAATCTTCTTGTATACATCCCTTGAACGCTTAAACATAAGTTACCTCAGCAACCATCCACTGGAATCTTTCTCAATAGAATCATTACCTAAGCTAAATAGTCTTCAAATCTGGTCATGCGAAGGCTTGAAGTCGATTCGAATAGGTTCATTACCTAAGCTAAATAATCTTGTTATATATTCAGGTGAAGACTCGAAGTCATTTCTTACATTAGAGGGCCTTGACCAGCATCCCCCATGTCTCAATCATTTGTCAATCAATTCCTTCCCTAATTTTATATCTTTTCCCGAAGAGGGTTTTTCTGCCACCAATTTGACATCACTTTATCTTTACAATTGCAATAATTTAAAGTCATTGCCTGAGCAAATGCAATCCCTCTTTCCATCCCTTGAGGATTTCTTAATATCCAATTGTCCAGAAATTGAGTCATTTCCAAAAGAGGGTTTACCctccaaattaaaaaatattacaattgAAAGAAGTGAAAAGCTAATTGCGGGCAGGAAGGATTGGGGTTTGGAAACACTCCCTTCACTTACAACCTTCCGAATCCTTGAGGCAGAAGAGATAGAGTCTTTTCCAGATGAACATCTGCTGCCCTCTACTCTTACTCGTCTCGACATATGGGATCTTCCAAATCTTAAGTTTTTGGACTGCAAGGGCTTTCAACACCTCACCTCTCTTCGCGAATTGCGCATCTCCAGATGTCCAGAGCTCCAATCCATGCCGGTAAAGTGGCTCCCCATTCCTATCATTTGGATTGACGGTGAACTCATAATGAAAAAGGCCATTTGGCATAACTAATGCAATCTCACTCAGGTACTCCATCCAGTCaatatcatttaatttcaatagcCCTTGTCCATTCTTTATATACGTTActtgtttatttattgattttcttctaaaaaattattaattaattcagATTTGTATACAGtgtcttcatttttcaatttttttttttttgtgttcaTTAGTGGCATTCGCAAAGTTTTCCTTGTCTTTGATGTTTGTCATAGTTTAGTCATGAACTGTGTTGTTTATTATCCATCTtgtgtttaatttatttgccATAGTTTCTTTCTTAATACAGGGATTAACTTGTACATTTGGGCTTTTAGATAGAATTAAATTTTGCAACTGAGGCCTAATTTGCTGTAAATTCTTTTACAGGCTGCTGGCACCTTACTTCTAGCTGTTGGTTGCGAATTCTAGTTGATGATTGCCAGCCAAATgaagttcctcttgcatgaTTTGTCTTAGCCTGGAGCTTCAGGAGCTCATTTTTCTATCCAAGAATCCTctccatgaaaaattattgaaagttTCACTACTTTGCATCAAGCACTGCAtttgtcatttcaaatttGGATTTTGCTAGCTAGAGCAGCAACAAGGATGTGCACAGATTTTAAACCAATAAAGAATAAGGACTTCAACTCCTTCCTTCTCTTGTACAGTATTTGATCAGCAACTGCCATATTCTCTAGTTCATACCAGAGGCACTGTCTTCCTTACCGTGTTTCATTCAGTTTAAGAACTTCTCAAACAAAAAGGGCGACTGCTCCTTTTGGAAGATCTTTCTCTTTGAGGGTTTTCCTGACTCCTTGGTAGTGGCTATCGATCCTAACTTCCTTTGGTAAGTTCTTTGAACAACTAATCCATCTAGATTTCAggaaatttaagattttaacaAATCTTGAAATGGCAGGAACAGGTTTGTTCTGTAAACAGTGAAGAATTTGGAGGCATTCTGTCATCTTGAAGAACTTTACTTCAGACTATCCTAAGCTACTCGAGGTGTTTCCCTTTTGATGAAACTTGAAAGTGATGCATGGGGGCATTTTGTGGGTTAACTTCCAATTGCAGCAATCCATGAAATTGGAGTTGGTTGAATTTCATTCACTGCCTTTTCAGGAATGCTTTGTTGTTTGCACAAGGTGAAAAATTAGAGATTTGCAATGCTCCCAACTCAAGGAACTATTACTGTCAATCCTATGAAAAGGTGGATAGCTCCCTAATTCACTCTGGTATCCTTATGCATCCTTATTGCTAGTGTTAATTATGAACTCATCTTTTTATGTTTCATTTCTACTTCAGTTTTCATTTTGTGCCCAACTTAATGTGCCATGGTTTACTTGCATGTTCTAGAACCTTCTTTCACATATGTCTATTTGGTATCCTGCATATACTGATCATTGCTGTAACTTATCTCATTAATTTTTACCAGGCTTTTCATCCTTATGTTCTCTGCCAAATTTGAGGGTTTTTTGTGGCAATCTGGTGGTCGCTATTGTGATCCACATGCATGGCATGAGCCTCATATTTCTTGCAATCTTTCTGAAGACTTGCTTCCCTGTTCTGTTTAGCGCAATTTTTGTATAGTTATAAACTAAAAAGTTGGAGACAGAGAGGCTGTATTTTCAGGTATGATTGAAACCAAATTggctttccttttttttttttccttttcaatttcaacttTCATAATGGATGAAGTAATTTATCAGTCAATAATTGATCATTACACATCCCTAACACAGAATTTTTATTCACACACATCCCTGTGATAATGTGAAAACTGTCCTCTACTTCTTGTAAATCCTGATATGTGGTTTGTTTTACTTCTGAATCCATTGGGTGTAGTTGCATTGACTTTATAGTATATTCATTTGTGCCTTTATTGGTTGTTAATGCAGAAGGTTTGTGTACTATGTTTTTGCATTTCCTTATAATTCCTTCGCATGTTTGTTAGGGTATGAGCCATGAATTGTGCTGTTtgtttattttactttttcttttccttcattttgtTGTTGCTGCAGAATTGCTCACATTGCTCTTAttgttttggaattttacacttGAGAAGATGGATTGGGATTTCATATGTAGTAGAAATATGTCATAATACTAATGAATATATGAG
Proteins encoded in this region:
- the LOC108663594 gene encoding putative disease resistance RPP13-like protein 1 — its product is MAGALVGEAFLTASIEVLVERIACRDVLNLIKGKRLEDGLLKKLKPALMSVKAVLNDAESRQIKDPDVRSWIDELKDAVYDAEDFLDEIATEALRSRLESEDQTSTAKQVCSFFSSVNPFNRGMGSKLEEILERLEYLVNQKDILGLKESRGEKSFQRPPATSLVDESAVCGRNDEKEAIMELLNPEYASANLIDVIPVVGMGGVGKTTLAQLIYNDKRVEEWFDLKAWVCVSEEFDVFKVTKTLLDEITSSTGDSENLNKLQLKLKEKLSGKKFLFVLDDVWNEKYVDWEELRSPFNSGAKNSKIVVTTRSENVASIMRTVPTYHLHILSDEDCWSLFAKHAFVNTSPSMSPNLKEIGEAIAKRCKGLPLAAKTLGGLLRCRTDVEDWNKVLNSSLWDITDDILPALRLSYYYLPSHLKRCFAYCSIFPRDYEFRKEELIRLWMAEDLLAYSGEVVNVEDRGNEYFKDLTSRSFFQQLSGKKSCFVMHDLINDLAKFVSGEFICRLEGGDKRSCKIIKKTRYLSNVQEEYDVLQKFEALPEAKGLHTFLTLKSQAWCCYVTNVIIDDLIVQLRYLRVLSLACYKNINELSEEIRKLKQLRYLDLSETSIERLPNSLTTLYNLQTLLLFKCKKLVELPEDMGRLINMHHLDIRGTKLVRMPPGMDKLKDLRTLTDFVLGEQKGSSISELGKLKDLRGRLAISNLQNVVCHRDAKDANLEEMINLRELELKWSEDCHTNEDSKHDREILEQLEPHTNLEHLGIEFYRGTRFPEWVGHSSFSNLVSLHLSGCKFCLFLPPLGRLSSLKSLSISGFSEVVTVGDEFYGQGDASSKPFGSLEILSFTDMSEWEEWFCLNDGAFPLLQELYIEYCPKLTKSLPKHLPSLMKLIVSCGKLGGLLPSAPSMSELDLQECDALQWEPFACGLRNLTISQLNINDSILEQMVRHCTHLEKLEMWYCNGLKSLPEGSLPTTLKELWIHDCPALDYSKIFLYTSLERLNISYLSNHPLESFSIESLPKLNSLQIW